A section of the Paenibacillus yonginensis genome encodes:
- a CDS encoding LysR family transcriptional regulator codes for MELRQLNTFCTVASTLNFTRAAEVLNYVPSNVTMQIKALEEELDVRLFDRLGKQLVLTAAGKRFLIHARSVLDKLDEARSVVHDNESLSGTLTISANEVICAYRLPAVFRRFRSQHPGVRLIFRSVPNQELKQTLFEGSSDIVYMLDEPIRSSGLAVEPLLEETFRLFAAPDHPLARQKELQLEDFHGEVFLTNEKGCPYRTMFDRSFEKEGIDSITYLEFQSAEAIKQCAISGIGIAFLPEIVTEAEVERGELVALPWQIPDLRVYTQMLWHKDKWLSPILLSFIEAAREVLA; via the coding sequence ATGGAGCTGCGTCAACTGAATACATTCTGTACGGTTGCATCAACCTTAAATTTCACTCGGGCCGCAGAGGTGCTGAATTACGTGCCCTCCAACGTCACCATGCAAATAAAAGCCTTGGAGGAGGAGCTGGACGTTCGTCTCTTTGACCGCTTGGGCAAGCAGCTGGTTCTCACAGCAGCGGGTAAACGCTTTTTGATTCATGCCCGGAGCGTTCTGGATAAATTGGACGAAGCCCGCAGCGTTGTTCACGATAACGAGTCTTTAAGCGGTACTCTGACGATAAGTGCCAATGAGGTTATTTGCGCGTACCGGCTTCCTGCTGTCTTTCGGCGCTTTCGTTCGCAGCATCCCGGCGTTCGTCTGATCTTCCGCTCCGTTCCCAATCAAGAGCTCAAACAAACGCTTTTTGAGGGAAGCTCAGATATCGTCTACATGCTTGACGAACCTATTCGCTCGAGCGGACTTGCCGTAGAACCGCTGCTGGAAGAAACCTTCCGCCTGTTTGCTGCTCCGGATCACCCGCTTGCCAGGCAAAAGGAGCTGCAGCTGGAGGATTTTCACGGAGAAGTGTTCCTGACCAATGAAAAAGGCTGTCCTTATCGAACCATGTTTGACCGGTCATTTGAGAAAGAGGGCATTGACAGCATTACGTATTTAGAGTTTCAAAGTGCGGAAGCCATTAAACAATGCGCCATTTCGGGAATCGGTATAGCTTTTCTCCCAGAAATCGTAACGGAAGCCGAGGTAGAGCGCGGTGAACTTGTTGCCCTTCCCTGGCAAATTCCCGATCTGCGTGTGTATACACAGATGTTGTGGCATAAAGACAAGTGGCTTTCACCCATCCTGTTGTCTTTCATAGAAGCGGCGAGAGAAGTTCTGGCTTAA
- a CDS encoding DUF4097 family beta strand repeat-containing protein has protein sequence MLRRDRQWTKLLAGVSLGLMLLSTGCTHETGLNGKEKGLAAAAAEELAGVLDSSETGTSGMPESAGVPKSPETPGTLEDDGAIRTVTDVQKFTFDKGVMTEEITSKLKKVAISNENGTVQLKQGTGTQLEIHTIIEVGKATQEEAKSLAAQSEVQVKQERRQNLTISASTRSSKSQSGHEVSIHMIISLPQTFKADLKGKIGNGDVVISDLPETGKIKWVTDNGSQTISRVGADLTLQSGNGRIQVQDARRNVKAEVSNGQIEAVQVGGALDTKISRGQLVVQEAASTVKAAVETGNIAIASSQVGGNWQVSSEVGDIRLAWPKEASVKVAAAASLGQVYSDFDLKLNKNRASGSLNKGKYSIKASTLGQIQLQES, from the coding sequence ATGTTGAGGAGAGACAGGCAATGGACCAAACTGCTGGCGGGCGTCTCGCTGGGGCTGATGCTCTTGAGCACCGGCTGTACGCACGAAACGGGCCTTAACGGCAAAGAGAAAGGACTGGCGGCTGCGGCCGCAGAGGAACTTGCTGGCGTGCTGGACTCGTCAGAAACTGGAACGTCCGGAATGCCTGAATCAGCAGGAGTGCCAAAGTCGCCTGAAACACCGGGCACACTAGAGGATGACGGAGCAATCCGTACCGTAACAGATGTGCAGAAATTCACATTTGACAAAGGCGTTATGACAGAGGAGATTACCAGCAAGCTGAAAAAGGTCGCCATTTCCAATGAGAACGGAACGGTTCAATTAAAGCAAGGCACGGGTACGCAGCTCGAAATCCATACGATTATTGAAGTCGGCAAAGCGACCCAGGAAGAGGCAAAGAGTCTTGCTGCCCAATCGGAAGTACAGGTGAAGCAGGAACGACGCCAAAATCTTACCATCAGCGCCAGTACGAGGTCTTCCAAGTCTCAAAGCGGCCATGAGGTGAGCATCCACATGATCATCTCGCTGCCGCAGACCTTCAAAGCCGACTTGAAAGGCAAAATCGGAAATGGCGATGTAGTGATATCGGATTTGCCGGAGACGGGAAAGATCAAATGGGTTACGGACAATGGCAGCCAGACGATCAGTCGGGTCGGTGCCGACCTTACTCTCCAGTCCGGGAACGGCCGTATTCAAGTTCAGGACGCCAGAAGGAACGTGAAAGCCGAGGTTTCAAACGGCCAGATTGAAGCGGTTCAGGTGGGGGGGGCGCTTGACACCAAAATCAGCCGCGGCCAGCTTGTCGTCCAAGAGGCGGCTTCCACCGTGAAGGCGGCCGTTGAGACCGGGAATATTGCCATTGCCAGCAGCCAAGTGGGCGGGAATTGGCAAGTATCGTCTGAGGTCGGGGATATCAGGCTCGCTTGGCCGAAGGAGGCTTCGGTCAAAGTGGCTGCCGCTGCTTCACTGGGTCAGGTTTATTCAGATTTTGACCTTAAGCTGAACAAGAACCGGGCATCCGGTTCGCTGAATAAAGGCAAATACAGCATTAAGGCTTCTACGCTCGGGCAAATTCAGCTGCAGGAGAGCTAA
- a CDS encoding acryloyl-CoA reductase translates to MSETFKALLVENEETFKVGIQTVSLADLPEGDVLIKVVYSSVNYKDGLASIPNGNILKTYPFIPGIDLSGYVVSSSNERFKPGQPVIATSYGIGVSHFGGFSQFARIPAEWIVPLPEGLDLKEAMIYGTAGFTAALSIQRLEENGLAPGFGKVLVTGATGGVGASAVAMLSVKGYEVEASTGKSSETEYLKALGASEVIPRIEEESDKPKPLNKQLWQAAVDPVGGRTLASILSRLAYRGSVAVSGLTGGTGVPTTVMPFILRGVNLLGIDSVFCPYEIRVKVWERMGRDLKPTDMEQLVSREIGLEGLPQALDDILKSRTRGRILVNMEM, encoded by the coding sequence ATGTCTGAAACATTTAAAGCACTGCTCGTCGAAAATGAAGAAACCTTTAAAGTCGGCATTCAAACCGTCTCGCTGGCAGATCTGCCGGAAGGCGACGTCCTGATCAAAGTTGTATACTCCAGCGTCAACTACAAAGATGGGCTGGCTAGTATTCCGAACGGCAATATTTTAAAGACCTATCCGTTCATTCCGGGCATTGACTTGTCCGGTTATGTGGTTTCCTCCAGCAACGAACGGTTTAAACCCGGACAGCCGGTGATTGCAACCAGCTACGGCATCGGGGTTTCGCATTTCGGCGGATTCAGCCAATTCGCCCGGATTCCGGCGGAATGGATTGTTCCTCTGCCGGAAGGGCTTGATCTGAAAGAGGCGATGATTTACGGGACGGCCGGTTTTACGGCGGCTCTGTCGATCCAGCGGCTGGAGGAGAACGGGCTGGCTCCCGGATTTGGCAAAGTGCTGGTGACGGGCGCCACCGGCGGGGTCGGAGCTTCGGCCGTAGCCATGCTGTCCGTCAAAGGTTATGAGGTGGAGGCCAGCACGGGCAAATCCTCGGAAACGGAATACCTGAAGGCGCTTGGCGCGTCCGAAGTCATTCCCCGGATTGAGGAAGAAAGCGACAAGCCGAAGCCGCTGAACAAACAGCTCTGGCAGGCGGCCGTGGACCCGGTTGGCGGCCGGACGCTTGCCTCGATCCTAAGCCGGCTGGCTTATCGCGGCTCCGTTGCGGTGAGCGGACTGACCGGCGGGACGGGGGTCCCGACCACGGTGATGCCGTTTATTTTACGCGGCGTGAACCTGCTTGGCATTGATTCGGTCTTCTGTCCTTATGAGATTCGGGTAAAAGTATGGGAACGGATGGGCCGGGATTTAAAGCCGACCGACATGGAGCAGCTGGTCAGCCGGGAAATTGGGCTGGAGGGTCTGCCGCAGGCACTGGACGATATTTTGAAATCGCGGACAAGAGGACGTATTCTGGTCAATATGGAAATGTGA
- a CDS encoding M23 family metallopeptidase — protein sequence MNDLNQEQVQKDQAQSRLMQFIKSRKIILSAGTVLLAGGIFLAGHQYVEANKVPYYHVYYNGQEIGGIKTTSQLKQAYKERQAELDKQYPDANIVLQTDGVTTELQKEYKADVDSKATLDKLEQLLPYHAEGVEIKIDGKTVAVVKDEEAAAAVLNQVKNKYVPGAAPVSAEAIKLTSLSASGSTAVPTRLAKTKKSAAADSAASTSAPQVESVKFVEDVEAEPYTGSADQVLSVEEAAKRLLQDKEESVTYKVREGDTISAIAKRMGTTQKEIFQLNPGLSELKMQIGQELNIKKASHTLTVQSVERTYTSVVTEPPVETKTNPELAAGKTVIASPGAHGSKIMNYQVIKENGQVVSKQFIGQTVTKETSPKIIVKGTKKIVKASAQKTSAGSSYMFAWPVSSPTITSPFGTRWGDMHKGIDVVSSNHTIRAAADGKVTFTGVKTGYGNCIVIKHANGYETLYGHLSKISVSNGETVSQGDKIGVMGSTGRSTGTHLHFEIHKNGELQSPTKYLN from the coding sequence ATGAACGATCTGAATCAGGAACAAGTTCAAAAGGACCAAGCCCAGTCGAGGTTAATGCAGTTTATTAAATCCAGAAAAATCATACTGAGTGCAGGCACGGTCCTGCTGGCTGGCGGCATCTTTCTGGCCGGTCATCAATATGTCGAAGCTAACAAAGTCCCTTACTACCATGTCTATTATAATGGCCAGGAGATTGGCGGCATCAAAACTACGTCCCAGCTGAAGCAGGCTTACAAGGAGAGGCAGGCCGAACTGGACAAGCAATATCCGGACGCGAACATCGTCTTGCAGACAGACGGCGTAACCACCGAGCTGCAAAAGGAATATAAAGCCGATGTAGACAGCAAAGCTACGCTGGACAAGCTGGAACAGCTGCTTCCCTACCATGCGGAAGGCGTTGAGATCAAGATCGACGGGAAGACTGTAGCTGTAGTGAAAGACGAGGAAGCGGCGGCAGCCGTTCTTAATCAGGTAAAAAACAAATACGTCCCCGGTGCGGCTCCAGTTTCCGCAGAGGCGATTAAATTGACCAGCCTGTCGGCCAGCGGCAGCACGGCCGTTCCGACGCGGCTAGCCAAAACGAAGAAGTCAGCGGCCGCTGATTCCGCAGCTTCTACCTCTGCTCCTCAGGTGGAATCCGTCAAGTTTGTGGAGGATGTTGAGGCAGAGCCTTATACCGGCAGCGCAGATCAAGTCCTGTCAGTTGAAGAGGCCGCCAAGCGGCTTCTGCAGGACAAAGAGGAATCTGTCACTTACAAGGTGAGAGAAGGAGATACCATCTCCGCGATTGCCAAACGGATGGGCACGACGCAGAAAGAAATTTTTCAGCTGAATCCCGGTTTGTCCGAGCTCAAGATGCAAATCGGCCAGGAATTGAACATCAAGAAGGCGAGCCATACTTTGACGGTTCAATCCGTTGAACGAACTTACACATCAGTGGTAACCGAACCGCCTGTGGAGACTAAAACCAATCCGGAGCTGGCCGCAGGCAAGACGGTCATTGCTTCTCCGGGCGCGCACGGCAGCAAGATTATGAACTATCAGGTCATTAAGGAGAACGGGCAGGTCGTCAGCAAGCAGTTCATCGGCCAAACCGTGACCAAGGAGACCTCGCCGAAGATTATCGTCAAAGGCACCAAGAAGATCGTTAAGGCTTCAGCCCAAAAAACATCAGCAGGTTCGTCCTATATGTTCGCTTGGCCGGTATCTTCGCCGACGATTACAAGTCCTTTCGGCACCCGCTGGGGAGATATGCATAAAGGCATCGATGTGGTCTCCTCCAACCATACGATCAGGGCTGCAGCGGACGGCAAAGTTACTTTCACCGGTGTGAAGACGGGTTACGGCAACTGCATCGTGATCAAACACGCCAATGGATATGAAACTTTGTATGGACATTTGAGCAAAATCAGCGTCAGCAACGGGGAGACCGTCAGCCAGGGCGACAAAATCGGCGTCATGGGCAGTACAGGGCGCTCTACCGGCACGCATCTGCATTTCGAGATCCATAAAAATGGAGAACTTCAGAGCCCTACGAAATATTTGAACTGA
- the yycF gene encoding response regulator YycF — protein MQGKILVVDDEQPIADILKFNLEKEGYEVILAFDGIEAVELAFSERPDLILLDLMLPGKDGMDVCREVRARLETPIIMLTAKDGEIDKVLGLELGADDYVTKPFSARELLARVKAQMRRQAKAQVSGEEAPAVPQGIHLYDLFIDTDMYTVYKNGEPLDLTHREYELLYYMARNAGKVMTREHLLQAVWGFEYFGDVRTVDVTIRRLREKIESDPGKPEVILTRRGLGYLIRSTKNGGF, from the coding sequence ATGCAGGGGAAAATCCTGGTCGTAGACGATGAACAGCCGATTGCGGATATTTTGAAATTTAATTTGGAGAAAGAAGGCTACGAGGTCATTCTGGCCTTCGACGGCATTGAAGCCGTGGAGCTGGCTTTCTCGGAGCGGCCTGATCTGATTTTGCTTGATCTAATGCTGCCGGGCAAAGACGGGATGGATGTGTGCCGCGAGGTTCGGGCCCGGCTGGAGACGCCGATCATCATGCTGACCGCCAAAGACGGCGAGATCGACAAGGTGCTTGGCCTAGAGCTGGGAGCGGACGATTATGTGACGAAGCCGTTCAGCGCCCGGGAGCTGCTGGCCCGCGTGAAGGCGCAGATGCGCCGCCAGGCGAAAGCCCAGGTGTCAGGGGAAGAGGCGCCGGCCGTCCCGCAGGGCATTCATCTGTATGACCTGTTTATTGATACGGACATGTATACGGTGTATAAGAACGGTGAACCGCTGGATCTGACACATCGCGAGTATGAGCTGCTTTATTATATGGCCCGCAATGCCGGAAAAGTGATGACGCGCGAGCATCTGCTCCAGGCGGTGTGGGGGTTTGAATATTTCGGCGACGTCCGGACGGTGGACGTGACGATCCGCCGGCTGCGGGAGAAGATCGAAAGCGATCCGGGCAAACCGGAGGTTATCCTGACCCGCCGGGGGCTCGGTTATTTGATTCGCAGTACGAAGAATGGCGGGTTCTAG
- a CDS encoding YycH family regulatory protein produces the protein MKETLKSVALAFLIAASLVQSYFLIYRLPGTNPVVKTANDYVATENMGVELEASSMIFPKQLVVHLGGNKHTVFYPDSTFYNLIFSRLQGRQFDGFQRDVAQSRDWAKIRSEDEGIELEFGTGVPVPLLQKIMQIAPDPLFESESIDRIFLYSSKNEDKVHVFFFSVQGDVVYEAAKADLTVQDLKQHVDFGRSWMPYTLVDNTYYVPDKPVEMVESTMETGQYTLEQMQRSLFFDPSITRNIREKDGSEIYTDSKRSLQVRQNRNWINYTDPAVPAAGETSPDKNALSAVDFVNQHGGWSGRYRMELGAETDGKQTIRFQQYYDNYPIIDVPDFHYGIMRLEMREGTTTVYERSLIYLKTENQSKRMVQLPYGEELQARIAAAAKGSKVAALYPGYWPSMGEAGMTLKAVWVLELQDGTVQVLQ, from the coding sequence ATGAAAGAGACGCTGAAATCGGTTGCGCTTGCGTTTCTGATCGCGGCCAGCCTGGTACAGAGCTATTTCCTTATTTACAGGCTGCCGGGCACCAATCCGGTCGTGAAGACGGCGAACGATTACGTCGCCACGGAGAATATGGGAGTGGAGCTGGAGGCTTCCAGCATGATTTTTCCGAAGCAGCTGGTGGTGCATCTGGGCGGTAATAAACATACGGTTTTCTATCCGGATTCAACATTCTATAATCTGATCTTCTCCCGTCTTCAGGGGCGGCAGTTTGACGGCTTCCAGCGGGATGTGGCGCAAAGCCGGGACTGGGCGAAGATCCGCAGCGAAGATGAAGGCATCGAGCTGGAGTTCGGGACGGGGGTTCCGGTCCCGCTGCTGCAGAAAATTATGCAGATTGCGCCGGATCCGCTGTTTGAGAGCGAAAGCATTGACCGGATTTTTCTATACAGCTCCAAGAACGAAGACAAGGTGCACGTCTTCTTCTTCAGCGTACAGGGCGATGTCGTCTATGAAGCGGCCAAAGCGGACTTGACGGTGCAGGATTTGAAGCAGCATGTGGATTTCGGGCGCAGCTGGATGCCTTATACGCTGGTGGATAATACCTATTATGTGCCGGACAAGCCGGTCGAGATGGTGGAGAGCACGATGGAGACGGGCCAGTATACGCTGGAGCAGATGCAGCGCAGCTTGTTCTTCGATCCAAGCATTACGCGAAATATCCGGGAGAAGGACGGCTCGGAAATCTACACGGACTCCAAACGGAGTCTGCAGGTCAGGCAGAACCGGAACTGGATCAACTATACCGATCCGGCGGTTCCGGCGGCCGGCGAGACCAGCCCGGACAAAAACGCGCTGTCCGCGGTTGACTTCGTGAACCAGCATGGCGGCTGGAGCGGGCGTTACCGAATGGAGCTCGGGGCTGAGACGGACGGCAAACAAACGATCCGCTTCCAGCAGTATTACGATAATTACCCGATTATTGATGTGCCGGATTTCCACTATGGCATCATGAGGCTGGAAATGCGCGAGGGTACAACGACTGTGTATGAACGTTCGCTGATTTATCTGAAGACGGAGAATCAGTCCAAACGAATGGTCCAGCTCCCTTATGGCGAGGAATTGCAGGCTCGAATAGCAGCAGCGGCCAAGGGCAGCAAGGTAGCGGCGCTGTATCCGGGTTATTGGCCGTCTATGGGAGAGGCCGGAATGACGCTGAAGGCGGTATGGGTGCTCGAGCTGCAGGACGGGACCGTACAGGTGCTGCAGTAA
- the yycI gene encoding two-component system regulatory protein YycI, with product MDWSRAKNVLIYAFLLLNLVLGYQLWNDLREQADESPDLTSLAGNVQRAMDNKNIKVAAAIPTETPELPKISYRFVDANGEKPMMLDKTVYSKLIFSPEELVSGLADSIPDIGNYRYDPVEDGEGKFVMHPLVEGKYPLFRVNLVLYYSEQRIVSYTEQRIEISSIGEEEGQRVLSASKALGNLVENYLPNDSVVKSIELGYYGELFNSDAQVAAPAWRFALESGEVFYVQGISGDVISAGSDKTKE from the coding sequence TTGGATTGGAGCCGGGCGAAAAATGTGCTGATCTACGCGTTTTTACTGCTGAATCTGGTGCTGGGCTACCAGCTTTGGAACGATTTGCGCGAGCAGGCGGATGAAAGTCCGGATCTGACCTCTCTCGCCGGTAATGTGCAGAGAGCGATGGACAACAAGAACATCAAGGTAGCCGCCGCGATTCCAACGGAAACGCCGGAGCTGCCTAAGATCAGCTACCGGTTTGTCGATGCGAATGGCGAGAAGCCGATGATGCTGGACAAGACGGTGTACAGCAAGCTAATTTTTTCACCTGAGGAATTGGTTTCGGGACTTGCGGACAGCATTCCCGACATTGGCAATTACCGCTATGACCCGGTAGAGGACGGAGAAGGGAAGTTTGTGATGCATCCGCTGGTCGAAGGGAAATATCCGCTGTTCCGGGTCAACCTGGTGCTTTACTACAGCGAACAGCGGATTGTCTCCTATACGGAGCAGCGGATCGAAATCAGCTCGATCGGGGAGGAAGAAGGGCAGCGAGTGCTGTCGGCCTCCAAGGCGCTGGGCAACCTGGTAGAGAACTATTTGCCGAATGACTCGGTTGTCAAATCGATTGAGCTCGGGTATTATGGGGAATTGTTCAACTCGGATGCGCAGGTAGCTGCACCGGCATGGCGTTTTGCGCTTGAAAGCGGAGAGGTGTTCTATGTGCAGGGCATCAGCGGAGATGTCATCAGCGCCGGGAGTGACAAAACAAAGGAGTAA
- a CDS encoding MBL fold metallo-hydrolase has translation MGIRFTVLSSGSTGNATVIAYEDIKLMIDAGFSARRIDELLAEREVTGSELNGILVTHEHSDHIKGLGAVARKYNLPVYANELTWAAMEKHIGAIPDENRRMFGTGETRDFGSLRVESFPVSHDAAEPVGYCFYDGKEKLSVVTDLGYASDRVMQAISGSDVLVLEANHDVEMLRMGRYPWNLKRRILGDMGHLSNEAAGEVMSLLMNGRVKRTYLAHLSREHNMLDLAKMSVREAMEDRGCFFKDSEFKLCETYYDRPTPWDKVGDL, from the coding sequence ATGGGTATACGCTTTACGGTATTGTCCAGCGGATCAACGGGGAACGCCACGGTGATCGCTTATGAAGATATTAAATTGATGATTGACGCAGGCTTCAGTGCCCGCCGGATTGACGAGCTGCTGGCCGAGAGGGAAGTAACCGGCAGCGAGCTGAACGGGATTCTGGTCACGCACGAGCATTCCGATCATATTAAGGGACTTGGCGCGGTGGCGCGCAAATATAATTTGCCGGTGTATGCCAATGAGCTGACCTGGGCCGCCATGGAGAAACATATCGGGGCGATTCCGGACGAGAACCGGCGGATGTTCGGCACAGGGGAGACGCGTGATTTCGGCTCGCTGCGGGTAGAATCTTTCCCGGTGTCGCATGATGCGGCCGAGCCTGTGGGCTACTGCTTCTATGATGGCAAAGAGAAGCTCAGCGTCGTAACCGACCTGGGATATGCCAGCGACCGGGTGATGCAGGCCATCTCCGGTTCGGACGTGCTGGTGCTGGAGGCGAATCATGACGTGGAGATGCTGCGGATGGGCCGTTATCCGTGGAACCTCAAACGCCGGATTCTCGGCGATATGGGGCACTTGTCCAACGAAGCGGCGGGCGAAGTGATGAGCCTATTGATGAACGGCCGCGTGAAGCGGACGTATCTGGCTCACCTGAGCCGCGAGCACAACATGCTCGACCTGGCGAAGATGTCCGTCCGGGAAGCGATGGAGGATCGCGGCTGCTTCTTCAAAGACAGCGAGTTCAAGCTCTGCGAAACGTATTATGACCGCCCTACGCCATGGGATAAGGTGGGGGATTTATAA
- a CDS encoding S1C family serine protease: protein MGLFDDEFYSTKVSRKARMIKGAEGKWSTPRKTRRGLTTTQIAVLCSVVSSVIAVILFSYITGLPSSTKHAGALAVSASSGDDYDEKIIQASAKVRPAVVSIVNYQSGSMSESVPEDPSSSSSALGSGVIIKKDGGKAYIVTNNHVIEDTRNLVVVTADGLSKKAKIVGQDVVTDIALLEIDDKGITAVADIGDSTKLRLGETVIAVGNPLGLSGTQTSGIISYTHRIVPVSLNQDGVYDWEQEVIQTDAAINEGNSGGALADLNGKVIGINTMKIADTGVEGLGFAIPTDQVMKTVDELMKYGKVSRPYLGVYSLDLDNPYSPLTDEQRQDLKLPEDVKQGVLVLEAHGPAAQAGLELNDVIVQLDRTKITSTLELRKYLYDDKEIGENMDVTFYRDGKLQTTTVKLIEKPADAEANPDGDGSSDPSGQDGAEQDPTEQGNG from the coding sequence ATGGGATTGTTTGATGATGAGTTTTATTCCACGAAAGTATCCAGAAAGGCCCGCATGATCAAAGGGGCCGAAGGAAAATGGAGCACCCCGCGCAAGACCCGCAGAGGGTTAACCACAACACAAATTGCCGTTCTTTGTTCGGTAGTCAGCTCAGTGATTGCTGTTATTTTGTTCAGTTATATTACAGGACTCCCCTCCTCGACCAAACATGCCGGTGCGCTTGCAGTCAGCGCAAGCAGCGGCGACGATTATGATGAGAAGATTATACAGGCTTCAGCCAAGGTCCGCCCTGCGGTGGTCAGCATTGTTAACTATCAATCCGGGAGCATGTCCGAAAGTGTGCCTGAGGACCCTTCCTCCTCCTCTTCGGCACTCGGCTCGGGTGTCATCATCAAGAAAGACGGCGGCAAGGCTTACATCGTGACGAATAATCACGTGATCGAAGATACTCGCAACCTGGTTGTTGTGACGGCCGATGGCCTGTCCAAGAAAGCCAAAATTGTCGGCCAGGATGTGGTTACCGATATCGCTTTGCTGGAGATTGACGACAAAGGGATTACCGCGGTGGCCGACATCGGCGACTCCACCAAGCTGCGCCTTGGCGAGACGGTGATTGCGGTCGGCAATCCTCTGGGTCTCAGCGGCACGCAAACGTCCGGCATCATCAGTTATACGCACCGGATCGTGCCGGTGTCTCTGAATCAGGACGGCGTATATGACTGGGAGCAAGAGGTAATCCAGACGGATGCCGCCATTAACGAAGGCAACAGCGGCGGCGCTTTGGCCGATTTGAACGGCAAGGTGATCGGCATCAATACGATGAAGATTGCCGATACCGGGGTTGAAGGGCTTGGCTTCGCAATTCCTACGGATCAAGTGATGAAGACGGTTGATGAACTGATGAAATATGGCAAGGTTTCCCGGCCTTATCTCGGCGTGTATTCGCTTGACCTGGATAATCCGTATTCGCCTTTGACGGATGAGCAGCGCCAGGACTTGAAGCTTCCGGAGGATGTGAAGCAGGGTGTTCTTGTGCTGGAAGCCCATGGACCTGCCGCCCAGGCCGGCCTGGAGCTGAACGATGTCATCGTCCAGCTTGACAGAACGAAGATCACTTCGACGCTGGAGCTGCGAAAATATTTGTACGACGATAAAGAGATCGGCGAGAACATGGACGTGACCTTCTACCGCGACGGCAAGCTGCAGACGACTACCGTGAAGCTGATCGAGAAGCCAGCCGATGCGGAAGCGAATCCGGATGGCGATGGTTCGTCGGATCCGTCCGGTCAGGACGGAGCGGAGCAGGATCCTACAGAGCAGGGGAACGGTTAA
- a CDS encoding CxxH/CxxC protein, with the protein MYVVCKEHLELAIDMFVDEYEDAPDVVDLKETEFADWDPPAKCAECEKAGQFLVV; encoded by the coding sequence ATGTACGTAGTATGCAAAGAACATCTGGAACTGGCGATCGACATGTTTGTGGATGAATATGAAGATGCGCCTGACGTCGTAGACCTGAAAGAAACCGAGTTCGCTGACTGGGATCCCCCGGCCAAATGCGCGGAATGCGAGAAAGCGGGACAGTTCTTGGTGGTATAA
- the rlmH gene encoding 23S rRNA (pseudouridine(1915)-N(3))-methyltransferase RlmH, whose protein sequence is MFIQIIGVGKLKEKYLVQGIAEYAKRLGPYVKFQIIEVPDEKAPDTLSFAEVGIVKDREGERILAHVKGDAHVIALTLDGKLWSSEELAAELDRLGTYGSSHVVFIIGGSHGLADAVLRRAQQKLCFGRMTLPHQLMRLVLTEQIYQAVKINRGEPYRL, encoded by the coding sequence TTGTTTATTCAAATTATCGGTGTAGGCAAATTGAAGGAAAAATATCTGGTCCAGGGCATAGCCGAATACGCCAAACGCCTTGGCCCGTACGTGAAGTTCCAAATCATCGAGGTCCCCGATGAAAAAGCGCCCGACACCCTCAGCTTCGCTGAGGTCGGCATTGTCAAAGACCGCGAGGGCGAACGCATCCTCGCGCATGTGAAGGGCGATGCGCATGTCATCGCCCTTACGCTCGACGGCAAGCTCTGGAGCTCGGAAGAGCTTGCCGCAGAGCTCGACAGGCTCGGCACCTACGGGTCGAGCCATGTCGTGTTCATCATCGGCGGCAGCCACGGGCTCGCCGATGCCGTGCTGCGCCGGGCACAGCAGAAGCTGTGCTTCGGGCGCATGACCCTGCCGCATCAGCTCATGCGGCTGGTGCTGACGGAGCAGATTTATCAGGCGGTGAAGATAAATCGGGGGGAACCGTATCGCCTTTAA